A stretch of the Filimonas lacunae genome encodes the following:
- a CDS encoding LysR family transcriptional regulator, translating to MFDFRLQVFDTVARRLNFTRAAEELCITQPAVTKHIREIEQHFKVQLFHRNGTKIQLTAAGETLLQYTGQLFGIYRNLEFEMSNLAQKHSGKIRIGASTTVAQYVLPPVLAAFHKKFTAAKVLLTVKNTEQVEQDLQNQQIDLGIIEGRSKNTLFKYTPFIKDELVLVAAAKHPLAKKGVIKPEELLRIPLLLREPGSGTLEVMAHALKPLGIKIAQLQKEMQLESTESAKQYVMHSDCMAFLSVHSVVKELEHNECCIIDVKGLAIERDFFFIRPHGEADALQELFMQFALRYNFR from the coding sequence ATGTTTGATTTTCGACTCCAGGTATTTGACACGGTAGCCAGGCGTTTAAACTTTACGCGTGCAGCCGAAGAGTTGTGTATTACACAGCCGGCCGTAACCAAACATATCCGCGAAATAGAACAGCATTTTAAGGTGCAGCTGTTTCACCGCAACGGCACTAAAATACAGTTAACTGCAGCGGGCGAAACATTATTGCAATATACCGGGCAGCTATTTGGCATATACCGCAACCTGGAGTTTGAAATGAGCAACCTGGCGCAAAAGCACAGCGGTAAAATACGTATAGGAGCCAGCACCACCGTGGCGCAATATGTGCTGCCACCCGTGCTGGCTGCTTTTCATAAAAAATTCACCGCGGCCAAAGTGCTGCTTACGGTAAAAAATACCGAGCAGGTAGAGCAGGATTTACAAAACCAGCAGATTGACCTGGGTATTATTGAAGGCCGCAGCAAGAACACTTTATTTAAATACACGCCCTTTATTAAAGATGAACTGGTGCTGGTTGCGGCAGCCAAACACCCTTTGGCCAAAAAAGGTGTGATTAAACCCGAAGAGCTGTTACGTATTCCCTTACTCTTGCGCGAGCCGGGTTCGGGCACGCTGGAAGTGATGGCACATGCTTTAAAACCATTGGGTATTAAAATAGCACAGCTGCAAAAGGAAATGCAGCTGGAAAGCACCGAAAGCGCGAAGCAATACGTGATGCATTCCGATTGTATGGCTTTCTTATCTGTGCATTCTGTGGTAAAAGAGCTGGAACATAATGAATGCTGCATTATTGATGTAAAGGGGCTGGCCATTGAACGGGATTTTTTCTTTATACGCCCCCATGGCGAAGCGGATGCCTTACAGGAACTGTTTATGCAATTTGCCCTGCGTTATAACTTCCGGTAA